A genomic segment from Equus przewalskii isolate Varuska chromosome X, EquPr2, whole genome shotgun sequence encodes:
- the LOC103544743 gene encoding extracellular matrix protein 2-like isoform X1, protein MGATGPGPVENKCRPYRKRTGALGSKKKSISLSLQVGAGNCWGGLCGPREVAMKTMLLPILALWVGCCPRGALAKQGPSLREPMAAPTPGSLHTLRPPPPSQPRTPDGQVRPIPRNGDPDRPEDGAHGDPAQPPAPGWKAPARPGLAQRKELPPAAWEQEQGHNKEPSTEWAQPQATAAAGAEAAKPQAAKLRPLQASRAPRAQDGAVAGEKGQGRKARVREARSRGLKLGRPPKGSSHQPGRGGWRQKKDRSQGHGGSSILRTTGHGQKRPGSSQGPGHRLADLGTAEQAVPSLPASCLLARAAIACGNVKMKHVPALTDPGLTTLYLAENEIAKIPAHTFLGLPNLEWLDLSKNKLDAQGLHPHAFKNLTRLKRLNLDGNSLSTVPALPTSLQELKLNDNLLQGLQHSSFQGLSQLLTLEVEGNQLHDGNISPLAFQPLRSLVYLRLDRNQLRTIPPGLPASLQELHLSTNAIEEVSEGALNRSRNLRVLVLSNNQLQEDRLAPRAWIDLPKLETLDLSHNRLVHVPSFLPRGLRHLTLHHNRIERIPGYVFAHMKPGLEFLHLSHNSLGADGIHSVSFLGLHASLAELLLDHNQLQAIPRGLLGLRRLQVLRLSHNKIRYVPLNSICDTRVAQDSNLISTHLENNLIDRRRIPPTAFSCIRAYHSVVLQPQQGEGEGS, encoded by the exons ATGGGGgccactgggcctgggccagTGGAGAATAAATGCAGGccttacagaaaaagaacaggagCACTCGGGTCCAAGAAaaaatcaatctctctttctcttcaggtGGGAGCAGGCAACTGTTGGG GCGGCCTGTGCGGCCCACGTGAGGTGGCCATGAAGACCATGCTGCTCCCCATCCTGGCTCTTTGGGTGGGCTGCTGCCCCAGAGGGGCCCTGGCCAAGCAGGGGCCGAGCCTGAGAGAGCCCATGGCTGCGCCAACACCCGGGAGCTTGCATACCCTGCGGCCACCACCGCCCAGCCAGCCTAGGACCCCCGACG GTCAGGTGCGACCAATTCCCAGGAACGGCGACCCGGACAGGCCTGAGGACGGAGCCCACGGagaccctgcccagcccccagcccctggctggaAGGCCCCTGCcagaccagggctggcccagaggaaGGAGCTGCCCCCAGCAGCCTGGGAGCAGGAACAGGGTCATAACAAGGAGCCCAGCACCGAgtgggcccagccccaggccacagCGGCAGCAGGGGCTGAGGCAGCAAAGCCCCAGGCCGCCAAACTCAGGCCCTTGCAGGCCAGCAGGGCCCCCCGAGCCCAAGATGGGGCAGTGGCTGGTGAGAAGGGCCAGGGCAGGAAGGCGAGAGTCCGCGAAGCCAGGAGCAGAGGCCTGAAGCTCGGGAGGCCCCCCAAAG GGTCCTCCCACCAACCTGGCCGAGGGGGCTGGCGTCAAAAGAAAGACCGCAGCCAAGGCCATGGTGGCAGCAGCATCCTGAGGACCACAGGCCATGGGCAGAAAAGGCCCGGAAGCAGTCAAGGCCCCGGGCACAGGCTTGCAGACCTGGGCACTGCTGAGCAAGCTGTGCCCTCCCTGccggcctcctgcctcctggcccgGGCGGCCATTGCCTGTGGCAACGTCAAGATGAAGCATGTCCCTGCCCTGACCGACCCTGGCCTGACCACACTCTACCTGGCAG AGAACGAAATTGCCAAGATCCCAGCCCACACGTTCCTGGGGCTGCCCAACCTGGAATGGCTTGACCTGAGCAAGAACAAGCTGGATGCCCAAGGCCTGCACCCTCATGCCTTCAAG aaTCTGACCCGGCTGAAACGGCTGAACCTGGATGGGAACTCACTGTCCACAGTGCCAGCCTTGCCCACCTCCCTGCAAGAGCTCAAACTCAACGACAACCTCCTGCAGGGCCTGCAGCACAGCAGCTTCCAGG GGCTCAGCCAGCTGCTGACACTGGAGGTGGAAGGGAACCAGCTGCATGACGGGAATATCTCCCCCCTGGCCTTCCAGCCCCTACGCAGCCTGGTCTACCTGAGGCTGGACCGGAACCAGCTGCGGACCATTCCGCCTGGCCTGCCAGCCTCCCTGCAG GAGCTGCACCTGAGCACCAACGCCATTGAGGAAGTTTCGGAGGGTGCCCTGAACCGCAGCCGCAACCTCAGAGTGCTGGTGCTCAGCAACAACCAGCTCCAGGAGGACCGGCTTGCACCCCGTGCTTGGATCGATCTCCC GAAGCTGGAGACCCTTGACCTGTCCCACAACCGGCTGGTGCACGTGCCTTCCTTCCTGCCGCGGGGCCTCCGGCACCTGACGTTGCACCACAACCGCATCGAGCGCATCCCTGGCTACGTGTTCGCTCACATGAAGCCAGGCCTGGAGTTCCTGCACCTGTCCCACAACAGCCTGGGCGCCGATGGCATCCACAGCGTGTCATTCCTGGGCCTGCACGCCTCCctggctgagctgctgctggACCACAACCAGCTGCAGGCCATCCCGCGGGGCCTTCTGGGCCTCAGGCGACTGCAGGTGCTGCGCCTGAGCCACAACAAGATCAG ATACGTGCCCCTGAATTCCATCTGTGACACACGCGTGGCCCAGGACTCCAACCTCATCTCCACGCACCTGGAGAACAACCTCATCGACCGGCGCCGAATCCCACCCACTGCCTTCTCCTGCATCCGAGCCTACCACAGTGtggtcctccagccccagcagggggagggggagggctccTAA
- the LOC103544743 gene encoding extracellular matrix protein 2-like isoform X2 has translation MKTMLLPILALWVGCCPRGALAKQGPSLREPMAAPTPGSLHTLRPPPPSQPRTPDGQVRPIPRNGDPDRPEDGAHGDPAQPPAPGWKAPARPGLAQRKELPPAAWEQEQGHNKEPSTEWAQPQATAAAGAEAAKPQAAKLRPLQASRAPRAQDGAVAGEKGQGRKARVREARSRGLKLGRPPKGSSHQPGRGGWRQKKDRSQGHGGSSILRTTGHGQKRPGSSQGPGHRLADLGTAEQAVPSLPASCLLARAAIACGNVKMKHVPALTDPGLTTLYLAENEIAKIPAHTFLGLPNLEWLDLSKNKLDAQGLHPHAFKNLTRLKRLNLDGNSLSTVPALPTSLQELKLNDNLLQGLQHSSFQGLSQLLTLEVEGNQLHDGNISPLAFQPLRSLVYLRLDRNQLRTIPPGLPASLQELHLSTNAIEEVSEGALNRSRNLRVLVLSNNQLQEDRLAPRAWIDLPKLETLDLSHNRLVHVPSFLPRGLRHLTLHHNRIERIPGYVFAHMKPGLEFLHLSHNSLGADGIHSVSFLGLHASLAELLLDHNQLQAIPRGLLGLRRLQVLRLSHNKIRYVPLNSICDTRVAQDSNLISTHLENNLIDRRRIPPTAFSCIRAYHSVVLQPQQGEGEGS, from the exons ATGAAGACCATGCTGCTCCCCATCCTGGCTCTTTGGGTGGGCTGCTGCCCCAGAGGGGCCCTGGCCAAGCAGGGGCCGAGCCTGAGAGAGCCCATGGCTGCGCCAACACCCGGGAGCTTGCATACCCTGCGGCCACCACCGCCCAGCCAGCCTAGGACCCCCGACG GTCAGGTGCGACCAATTCCCAGGAACGGCGACCCGGACAGGCCTGAGGACGGAGCCCACGGagaccctgcccagcccccagcccctggctggaAGGCCCCTGCcagaccagggctggcccagaggaaGGAGCTGCCCCCAGCAGCCTGGGAGCAGGAACAGGGTCATAACAAGGAGCCCAGCACCGAgtgggcccagccccaggccacagCGGCAGCAGGGGCTGAGGCAGCAAAGCCCCAGGCCGCCAAACTCAGGCCCTTGCAGGCCAGCAGGGCCCCCCGAGCCCAAGATGGGGCAGTGGCTGGTGAGAAGGGCCAGGGCAGGAAGGCGAGAGTCCGCGAAGCCAGGAGCAGAGGCCTGAAGCTCGGGAGGCCCCCCAAAG GGTCCTCCCACCAACCTGGCCGAGGGGGCTGGCGTCAAAAGAAAGACCGCAGCCAAGGCCATGGTGGCAGCAGCATCCTGAGGACCACAGGCCATGGGCAGAAAAGGCCCGGAAGCAGTCAAGGCCCCGGGCACAGGCTTGCAGACCTGGGCACTGCTGAGCAAGCTGTGCCCTCCCTGccggcctcctgcctcctggcccgGGCGGCCATTGCCTGTGGCAACGTCAAGATGAAGCATGTCCCTGCCCTGACCGACCCTGGCCTGACCACACTCTACCTGGCAG AGAACGAAATTGCCAAGATCCCAGCCCACACGTTCCTGGGGCTGCCCAACCTGGAATGGCTTGACCTGAGCAAGAACAAGCTGGATGCCCAAGGCCTGCACCCTCATGCCTTCAAG aaTCTGACCCGGCTGAAACGGCTGAACCTGGATGGGAACTCACTGTCCACAGTGCCAGCCTTGCCCACCTCCCTGCAAGAGCTCAAACTCAACGACAACCTCCTGCAGGGCCTGCAGCACAGCAGCTTCCAGG GGCTCAGCCAGCTGCTGACACTGGAGGTGGAAGGGAACCAGCTGCATGACGGGAATATCTCCCCCCTGGCCTTCCAGCCCCTACGCAGCCTGGTCTACCTGAGGCTGGACCGGAACCAGCTGCGGACCATTCCGCCTGGCCTGCCAGCCTCCCTGCAG GAGCTGCACCTGAGCACCAACGCCATTGAGGAAGTTTCGGAGGGTGCCCTGAACCGCAGCCGCAACCTCAGAGTGCTGGTGCTCAGCAACAACCAGCTCCAGGAGGACCGGCTTGCACCCCGTGCTTGGATCGATCTCCC GAAGCTGGAGACCCTTGACCTGTCCCACAACCGGCTGGTGCACGTGCCTTCCTTCCTGCCGCGGGGCCTCCGGCACCTGACGTTGCACCACAACCGCATCGAGCGCATCCCTGGCTACGTGTTCGCTCACATGAAGCCAGGCCTGGAGTTCCTGCACCTGTCCCACAACAGCCTGGGCGCCGATGGCATCCACAGCGTGTCATTCCTGGGCCTGCACGCCTCCctggctgagctgctgctggACCACAACCAGCTGCAGGCCATCCCGCGGGGCCTTCTGGGCCTCAGGCGACTGCAGGTGCTGCGCCTGAGCCACAACAAGATCAG ATACGTGCCCCTGAATTCCATCTGTGACACACGCGTGGCCCAGGACTCCAACCTCATCTCCACGCACCTGGAGAACAACCTCATCGACCGGCGCCGAATCCCACCCACTGCCTTCTCCTGCATCCGAGCCTACCACAGTGtggtcctccagccccagcagggggagggggagggctccTAA